A genomic window from Fusarium falciforme chromosome 2, complete sequence includes:
- a CDS encoding CoA-binding domain-containing protein produces MTTEATVRKFFASSAFAVVGASSNPAKFGHRVFAWYLYHDLPVTPINPGSAAISALEKDHPTVPSVTALPNPKQTSISIITPPSATLKVLQEAKELGIPSVWLQPGSFDNDVLKFANEQGGFDAVVAGDGGRGHEGWCILVDGERGLKAAGKL; encoded by the exons ATGACTACCGAAGCCACTGTTCGCAAGTTCTTTGCGTCTTCTGCCTTTGCGGTAGTGGGCGCAAGCTCAAACCCCGCCAAGTTCGGCCACCGAG TCTTTGCCTGGTATCTCTATCATGACTTGCCAGTCACGCCCATCAATCCGGGGTCGGCGGCTATTTCTGCTTTAGAAAAGGACCATCCTACAGTCCCCAGCGTTACGGCGCTTCCCAACCCCAAGCAGACGTCCATCTCAATCATCACTCCCCCTTCGGCAACCCTCAAGGTGCTCCAGGAGGCAAAGGAGCTTGGCATCCCATCTGTGTGGCTGCAGCCTGGTAGCTTTGACAATGACGTCCTCAAGTTTGCCAACGAGCAAGGTGGATTTGACGCAGTTGTGGCCGGGGATGGCGGCCGGGGTCACGAAGGGTGGTGCATCTTGGTGGATGGTGAGCGAGGACTGAAAGCAGCTGGGAAGCTGTGA
- a CDS encoding Methyltransf-11 domain-containing protein, whose translation MSVFGRATFSAARFAEARPTYPASLFKTILGYYNHEDPHGTLLDLGCGHGIVARELSPRFARAIAIDPSDGMIRLAMQTHAEHTKISFRQGYAEDLSFLPAHSVDMAAAGQAAHWFNYPQVWPELSRVVKPGGSLAFWGYKDNILIGHRRANEIFEKFCYGEGEVLPGVEGMNQYWERPGRDILRDLLADVKPPESEWDKIKRITYNVDKDTKEIAGPETAWMRKKLTLGQFEAYVRTFTGYQGWMDAHLDKKSRAEGGEGDIVDFMFDQILEAEPEWKEKGDRWRDIEVESVWGTYILLATRK comes from the exons ATGTCCGTATTTGG AAGGGCAACTTTCTCTGCTGCAAGATTCGCCGAAGCCAGGCCCACGTACCCTGCAAGCCTGTTCAAGACAATTCTGGGGTATTACAATCATGAAGATCCTCATGGCACGCTTCTGGACTTGGGTTGTGGCCATGGAATTGTTGCTAGGGAGCTGAGCCCCCGCTTTGCCAGAGCCATCGCCATTGACCCAAGTGATGGGATGATCCGACTGGCAATGCAAACCCATGCCGAGCACACCAAGATCTCATTCCGTCAGGGCTACGCCGAGGACTTGTCTTTTCTACCTGCACACTCGGTAGACATGGCTGCAGCTGGCCAGGCAGCGCATTGGTTCAACTACCCCCAAGTCTGGCCAGAGTTGTCCAGGGTAGTCAAGCCAGGCGGCTCACTGGCCTTTTGGGGGTACAAGGACAACATCCTCATTGGACACCGGCGAGCCAATGAGATATTTGAGAAGTTCTGCTACGGCGAAGGAGAAGTCTTACCCGGTGTGGAGGGCATGAACCAGTATTGGGAGCGTCCTGGACGAGACATCCTCCGCGACCTGCTTGCTGATGTGAAGCCCCCTGAGTCGGAGTGGGACAAGATCAAGCGAATTACCTACAACGTCGACAAAGACACAAAGGAGATCGCAGGCCCAGAGACGGcttggatgaggaagaagctcaCTCTCGGGCAGTTTGAGGCTTATGTGCGCACCTTTACTGGGTACCAGGGCTGGATGGATGCGCACCTGGACAAGAAGAGCCGTGCCGAAGGTGGTGAGGGAGACATTGTGGACTTTATGTTTGATCAGATCCTAGAGGCGGAACCTGAGTGGAAGGAGAAGGGTGATCGCTGGAGAGATATCGAGGTTGAATCTGTCTGGGGCACATACATTCTGCTGGCGACGAGGAAGTAa